In the genome of Raphanus sativus cultivar WK10039 chromosome 4, ASM80110v3, whole genome shotgun sequence, one region contains:
- the LOC108855364 gene encoding kinesin-like protein KIN-7E isoform X1 has product MGTIAGEELKKMDKAQVHVAREEKILVLVRLRPLNDKEILANEAADWECINDTTVLYRNTLREGSTFPSAYSFDRVYRGECPTRQVYEDGPKEVALSVVKGINSSIFAYGQTSSGKTYTMTGITEFAVSDIFDYIFKHGDRAFVVKFSAIEIYNEAIRDLLSPDSTPLRLRDDPEKGAVVEKNREEILRDWNHFKDLISVCEAQRKIGETSLNERSSRSHQIIKLTVESSAREFLGKENSTTLMASVNFIDLAGSERASQALSAGARLKEGCHINRSLLTLGTVIRKLSNGRQGHINFRDSKLTRILQPCLGGNARTAIVCTLSPARSHVEQTRNTLLFACCAKEVTTKAQINVVMSDKALVKQLQRELARLESELRHPAPATSSCDCGVALRKKDLQIQKMEKQLADMTKQRDLAQSRLDDFMKMVEHDESSKAETPYFCNGTNKWEDGSVSETSGIVDPDRASFISDGTSTPQATARASVRSHSDEDLEEVLSPGCSGDEYCKEVQCIEMEESSTSDVINHEEERTDAEAHLGHSAEVNPETGLAQNRNPSSVRSVRVRSWSRGDTVPGTSTPPDALEADYPGRPEAHAVAFPGLEFGSGKKLMRSDSMSSCGSDSTEAHSVGTPMVGDDGGITSIRSFVQGLKEMVADPDNSEKMGNGIGLVDREEVSGTMTNWSEEFERKREQILELWETCNVSLVHRTYFFLLFKGDQADSIYMGVELRRLSFMKGSFSQGNQAFERGQTLTVASSLKALQRERRMLSKLVGKRFSGEERKRLYEKFGIDVNSKRRRLHLANQLWSKPKDIVHVVDSAAVVAKLVRFVEQGRAMKEMFGLSFTPPLPTSRRSHSWRKSMTTLF; this is encoded by the exons ATGGGAACGATTGCCGGAGAGGAGTTGAAGAAAATGGACAAAGCACAGGTGCATGTAGCCCGCGAAGAGAAGATATTGGTTCTGGTGAGACTCAGACCTCTCAACGACAAAGAGATCTTGGCCAATGAAGCTGCTGATTGGGAATGCATCAACGACACCACCGTATTGTACAGAAACACTCTGCGTGAAGGCTCCACTTTTCCTTCTGCATACTCATTTG ATAGAGTGTACCGAGGTGAATGTCCAACCAGACAAGTTTACGAGGATGGCCCCAAGGAAGTTGCTCTCTCGGTGGTCAAAGGAATCAACT CTAGTATTTTCGCATATGGTCAGACGAGCAGTGGCAAGACATACACCATGACTGGTATAACTGAGTTTGCTGTCTCTGACATATTTGACTATATATTCAAG CATGGAGATAGGGCGTTTGTTGTGAAATTTTCGGCTATAGAGATCTACAATGAGGCCATCCGAGATCTTCTCAGCCCGGATAGTACTCCACTGAGGCTACGTGATGACCCTGAG AAAGGGGCCGTCGTTGAAAAAAACAGAGAGGAAATCCTCAGAGACTGGAACCATTTTAAGGATCTTATCTCTGTTTGTGAAG CCCAGCGGAAGATTGGCGAAACCTCATTGAATGAGAGAAGTTCAAGATCTCATCAAATTATCAAACTA ACAGTTGAAAGCTCTGCTCGTGAGTTCCTAGGCAAAGAAAACTCCACCACTCTCATGGCGAGTGTG AATTTCATTGATTTAGCGGGGAGCGAGCGCGCATCGCAGGCATTATCAGCTGGTGCAAGACTCAAAGAGGGTTGTCATATCAATCGAAGTTTGCTGACTCTAGGCACTGTGATACGCAAACTCAG CAATGGAAGACAAGGACACATCAACTTTAGAGACTCCAAGCTCACACGCATTCTTCAGCCGTGTTTAGGGGGAAATGCCAGAACCGCCATAGTCTGCACGCTGAGTCCAGCAAGGAGCCATGTTGAGCAGACTAGAAACACGCTTTTGTTTGCCTGTTGTGCCAAGGAAGTCACCACCAAGGCACAGATCAATGTTGTCATGTCAGACAAGGCTTTGGTGAAGCAACTACAGCGTGAGCTAGCTAGGCTCGAGAGCGAGCTGAGACACCCAGCCCCAGCCACATCAAGCTGCGACTGTGGGGTTGCGCTAAGAAAGAAAGATCTTCAGATACAAAAG ATGGAGAAGCAGCTCGCGGATATGACCAAACAGCGGGATCTTGCTCAATCTAGGCTTGATGATTTCATGAAGATGGTTGAGCACGATGAGTCTTCGAAG GCTGAAACTCCATATTTCTGTAACGGTACAAACAAGTGGGAGGATGGTTCAGTGTCAGAGACATCAGGCATTGTCGATCCAGACAGGGCTAGTTTCATATCCGATGGCACGTCAACGCCTCAGGCGACTGCAAGAGCTTCTGTTAGGTCTCACTCTGACGAAGATCTGGAGGAGGTATTGTCGCCTGGTTGTTCAGGTGATGAATACTGCAAAGAAGTACAATGCATTGAGATGGAAGAATCATCAACTAGTGACGTTATTAACCACGAGGAAGAAAGGACAGACGCAGAAGCACATCTGGGGCACAGTGCAGAGGTAAACCCTGAAACAGGTCTTGCTCAGAACAGGAATCCGTCAAGTGTTAGAAGCGTAAGGGTGAGGAGTTGGAGCCGTGGAGATACCGTGCCGGGGACAAGTACTCCTCCTGATGCCCTGGAGGCTGACTACCCTGGAAGACCGGAGGCTCATGCTGTTGCGTTTCCTGGTTTAGAGTTTGGTTCTGGCAAGAAACTGATGAGGAGTGATTCAATGTCTTCTTGCGGAAGTGATTCCACTGAGGCTCACAGCGTTGGAACACCAATGGTGGGAGACGATGGAGGTATTACCAGCATCAGGTCATTTGTCCAAGGGCTCAAGGAGATG GTTGCGGATCCTGATAATTCAGAGAAAATGGGGAATGGCATTGGTCTGGTGGACAGAGAAGAGGTGTCTGGGACAATGACGAACTGGTCGGAGGAATTTGAGAGAAAGAGGGAACAGATTCTGGAACTTTGGGAGACATGTAACGTCTCGTTGGTGCACAGAACATACTTCTTCTTGCTCTTCAAGGGAGACCAAGCAGATTCGATCTACATGGGAGTAGAGCTAAGAAGACTCTCATTTATGAAAGGAAGCTTCTCTCAGGGAAACCAAGCCTTTGAAAGAGGACAAACCCTTACAGTAGCTTCAAG CCTGAAGGCACTTCAGAGGGAGAGACGGATGCTAAGCAAGCTTGTCGGGAAGAGGTTTTCtggagaagagaggaagaggCTTTACGAG
- the LOC108855364 gene encoding kinesin-like protein KIN-7E isoform X2: MGTIAGEELKKMDKAQVHVAREEKILVLVRLRPLNDKEILANEAADWECINDTTVLYRNTLREGSTFPSAYSFDRVYRGECPTRQVYEDGPKEVALSVVKGINSSIFAYGQTSSGKTYTMTGITEFAVSDIFDYIFKHGDRAFVVKFSAIEIYNEAIRDLLSPDSTPLRLRDDPEKGAVVEKNREEILRDWNHFKDLISVCEAQRKIGETSLNERSSRSHQIIKLTVESSAREFLGKENSTTLMASVNFIDLAGSERASQALSAGARLKEGCHINRSLLTLGTVIRKLSNGRQGHINFRDSKLTRILQPCLGGNARTAIVCTLSPARSHVEQTRNTLLFACCAKEVTTKAQINVVMSDKALVKQLQRELARLESELRHPAPATSSCDCGVALRKKDLQIQKMEKQLADMTKQRDLAQSRLDDFMKMVEHDESSKWEDGSVSETSGIVDPDRASFISDGTSTPQATARASVRSHSDEDLEEVLSPGCSGDEYCKEVQCIEMEESSTSDVINHEEERTDAEAHLGHSAEVNPETGLAQNRNPSSVRSVRVRSWSRGDTVPGTSTPPDALEADYPGRPEAHAVAFPGLEFGSGKKLMRSDSMSSCGSDSTEAHSVGTPMVGDDGGITSIRSFVQGLKEMVADPDNSEKMGNGIGLVDREEVSGTMTNWSEEFERKREQILELWETCNVSLVHRTYFFLLFKGDQADSIYMGVELRRLSFMKGSFSQGNQAFERGQTLTVASSLKALQRERRMLSKLVGKRFSGEERKRLYEKFGIDVNSKRRRLHLANQLWSKPKDIVHVVDSAAVVAKLVRFVEQGRAMKEMFGLSFTPPLPTSRRSHSWRKSMTTLF, translated from the exons ATGGGAACGATTGCCGGAGAGGAGTTGAAGAAAATGGACAAAGCACAGGTGCATGTAGCCCGCGAAGAGAAGATATTGGTTCTGGTGAGACTCAGACCTCTCAACGACAAAGAGATCTTGGCCAATGAAGCTGCTGATTGGGAATGCATCAACGACACCACCGTATTGTACAGAAACACTCTGCGTGAAGGCTCCACTTTTCCTTCTGCATACTCATTTG ATAGAGTGTACCGAGGTGAATGTCCAACCAGACAAGTTTACGAGGATGGCCCCAAGGAAGTTGCTCTCTCGGTGGTCAAAGGAATCAACT CTAGTATTTTCGCATATGGTCAGACGAGCAGTGGCAAGACATACACCATGACTGGTATAACTGAGTTTGCTGTCTCTGACATATTTGACTATATATTCAAG CATGGAGATAGGGCGTTTGTTGTGAAATTTTCGGCTATAGAGATCTACAATGAGGCCATCCGAGATCTTCTCAGCCCGGATAGTACTCCACTGAGGCTACGTGATGACCCTGAG AAAGGGGCCGTCGTTGAAAAAAACAGAGAGGAAATCCTCAGAGACTGGAACCATTTTAAGGATCTTATCTCTGTTTGTGAAG CCCAGCGGAAGATTGGCGAAACCTCATTGAATGAGAGAAGTTCAAGATCTCATCAAATTATCAAACTA ACAGTTGAAAGCTCTGCTCGTGAGTTCCTAGGCAAAGAAAACTCCACCACTCTCATGGCGAGTGTG AATTTCATTGATTTAGCGGGGAGCGAGCGCGCATCGCAGGCATTATCAGCTGGTGCAAGACTCAAAGAGGGTTGTCATATCAATCGAAGTTTGCTGACTCTAGGCACTGTGATACGCAAACTCAG CAATGGAAGACAAGGACACATCAACTTTAGAGACTCCAAGCTCACACGCATTCTTCAGCCGTGTTTAGGGGGAAATGCCAGAACCGCCATAGTCTGCACGCTGAGTCCAGCAAGGAGCCATGTTGAGCAGACTAGAAACACGCTTTTGTTTGCCTGTTGTGCCAAGGAAGTCACCACCAAGGCACAGATCAATGTTGTCATGTCAGACAAGGCTTTGGTGAAGCAACTACAGCGTGAGCTAGCTAGGCTCGAGAGCGAGCTGAGACACCCAGCCCCAGCCACATCAAGCTGCGACTGTGGGGTTGCGCTAAGAAAGAAAGATCTTCAGATACAAAAG ATGGAGAAGCAGCTCGCGGATATGACCAAACAGCGGGATCTTGCTCAATCTAGGCTTGATGATTTCATGAAGATGGTTGAGCACGATGAGTCTTCGAAG TGGGAGGATGGTTCAGTGTCAGAGACATCAGGCATTGTCGATCCAGACAGGGCTAGTTTCATATCCGATGGCACGTCAACGCCTCAGGCGACTGCAAGAGCTTCTGTTAGGTCTCACTCTGACGAAGATCTGGAGGAGGTATTGTCGCCTGGTTGTTCAGGTGATGAATACTGCAAAGAAGTACAATGCATTGAGATGGAAGAATCATCAACTAGTGACGTTATTAACCACGAGGAAGAAAGGACAGACGCAGAAGCACATCTGGGGCACAGTGCAGAGGTAAACCCTGAAACAGGTCTTGCTCAGAACAGGAATCCGTCAAGTGTTAGAAGCGTAAGGGTGAGGAGTTGGAGCCGTGGAGATACCGTGCCGGGGACAAGTACTCCTCCTGATGCCCTGGAGGCTGACTACCCTGGAAGACCGGAGGCTCATGCTGTTGCGTTTCCTGGTTTAGAGTTTGGTTCTGGCAAGAAACTGATGAGGAGTGATTCAATGTCTTCTTGCGGAAGTGATTCCACTGAGGCTCACAGCGTTGGAACACCAATGGTGGGAGACGATGGAGGTATTACCAGCATCAGGTCATTTGTCCAAGGGCTCAAGGAGATG GTTGCGGATCCTGATAATTCAGAGAAAATGGGGAATGGCATTGGTCTGGTGGACAGAGAAGAGGTGTCTGGGACAATGACGAACTGGTCGGAGGAATTTGAGAGAAAGAGGGAACAGATTCTGGAACTTTGGGAGACATGTAACGTCTCGTTGGTGCACAGAACATACTTCTTCTTGCTCTTCAAGGGAGACCAAGCAGATTCGATCTACATGGGAGTAGAGCTAAGAAGACTCTCATTTATGAAAGGAAGCTTCTCTCAGGGAAACCAAGCCTTTGAAAGAGGACAAACCCTTACAGTAGCTTCAAG CCTGAAGGCACTTCAGAGGGAGAGACGGATGCTAAGCAAGCTTGTCGGGAAGAGGTTTTCtggagaagagaggaagaggCTTTACGAG
- the LOC108835009 gene encoding fructose-bisphosphate aldolase 1, chloroplastic has translation MASNSATLLKASPVKSDWLKGQRLLPRQPSSVSPFRSHVAPSALTVHAASAYADELVKTAKTIASPGRGILAMDESNATCGKRLASIGLENTEANRQAYRTLLVSAPGLGQYISGAILFEETLYQSTVDGKKMVDVLVQQNIVPGIKVDKGLVPLVGSNDESWCQGLDGLASRTAAYYQQGARFAKWRTVVSIPNGPSALAVKEAAWGLARYAAISQDSGLVPIVEPEIMLDGEHCIDRTYEVAEKVWSEVFFYLAQNNVMFEGILLKPSMVTPGAESKDRATPEQVASYTLKLLRNRVPPAVPGIMFLSGGQSELEATLNLNAMNQGPNPWHVSFSYARALQNTCLKTWGGREENVKAAQDTLLTRAKANSLAQLGKYTGEGESEDAKEGMFVKGYTY, from the exons ATGGCGTCAAACTCTGCGACTCTACTCAAAGCCTCACCGGTGAAATCTGACTGGCTTAAAGGACAGCGTCTCCTACCACGTCAACCTTCCTCCGTCTCTCCTTTCCGGAGCCACGTGGCACCTTCCGCTCTCACCGTCCATGCCGCCTCTGCCTACGCCGACGAGCTCGTCAAAACAGCT AAAACAATCGCGTCCCCGGGACGCGGAATCTTGGCGATGGATGAGTCAAACGCGACTTGCGGGAAGCGTTTGGCGTCGATTGGGCTAGAGAATACGGAGGCTAACCGTCAGGCTTACCGGACACTGCTTGTGTCGGCTCCAGGACTGGGACAGTACATCTCCGGAGCTATCCTGTTCGAGGAAACTCTCTACCAATCCACCGTCGACGGCAAGAAAATGGTCGACGTTCTCGTCCAGCAGAACATCGTCCCTGGCATCAAAGTCGACAag gGTTTGGTGCCACTTGTTGGGTCTAACGACGAGTCATGGTGCCAAGGACTTGACGGTTTAGCCTCTCGTACCGCTGCTTACTACCAACAAGGTGCTCGTTTCGCCAAATG GCGTACTGTTGTGAGCATTCCAAATGGACCATCTGCTTTGGCTGTTAAAGAAGCAGCCTGGGGACTTGCCCGCTACGCCGCTATTTCTCAG GACAGCGGTCTGGTACCGATTGTGGAGCCGGAGATTATGTTGGACGGAGAACACTGTATTGACAGGACATATGAGGTTGCAGAGAAGGTCTGGTCTGAGGTCTTCTTTTATCTCGCTCAGAACAACGTCATGTTCGAAG GTATCCTCCTGAAGCCGAGCATGGTTACTCCTGGTGCTGAGTCCAAAGACAGAGCTACTCCCGAGCAAGTTGCTTCCTACACTCTCAAGCTCCTTCGCAACAGAGTTCCTCCGGCTGTTCCTGGAATCATG TTCCTGTCTGGAGGACAGTCCGAGTTGGAGGCGACCTTGAACCTGAACGCAATGAACCAAGGACCGAACCCATGGCACGTGTCCTTCTCCTATGCACGTGCCTTGCAGAACACTTGCTTGAAGACATGGGGAGGCAGAGAAGAGAACGTGAAGGCGGCTCAAGACACTCTCTTGACCCGAGCCAAAGCCAACTCGCTGGCTCAGCTAGGGAAGTATACAGGAGAAGGTGAGTCCGAGGATGCCAAGGAGGGTATGTTTGTAAAAGGCTACACCTATTAA
- the LOC108835010 gene encoding uncharacterized protein LOC108835010 yields the protein MAAMTTTVKPSTLTYLIQQHLIRHAKPKSPACLFRRPFSLLISKPNQQRRFPCFFLSSSISSSLRLQCCPHISLSSLLLPKYLSSACEPKQDGDEVSLPSRSVKMDENEDDRESGTSAQEVTTESSRIKLSAKEKKKIASYAHSLGDKLKCQLVGKSGVTDSVVISLLETLEKNELLKVKIHRTCPGVLEDMILHLEEATGSVAVGKIGRTVIIYRPSPTNFDIKGGCS from the exons ATGGCTGCAATGACGACGACTGTAAAACCGTCGACTTTGACCTACTTGATCCAACAACATCTTATCCGACATGCCAAACCGAAGTCTCCAGCTTGTCTGTTCCGCAGACCCTTTTCACTATTAATCAGTAAACCCAATCAGCAGCGTCGCTTCCCTTGCTTCTTCTTATCCTCGTCGATCTCCTCTTCTTTACGTCTCCAATGTTGTCCTCATATCTCACTCTCTTCTCTCCTCCTACCTAAATATTTATCTTCTGCTTGCGAACCAAAACAAGATGGAGATGAGGTGTCCTTACCCTCTCGTAGCGTGAAAATGGATGAAAACGAAGACGACAGAGAAAGTGGAACAAGTGCTCAAGAGGTGACGACTGAGAGCTCGCGAATTAAGTTGTCGGcgaaggagaagaaaaagattGCTTCTTACGCGCACAGCCTTGGAGACAAGCTGAAATGTCAACTCGTAGGCAAGTCAGGCGTCACGGATTCAGTCGTCATCTCCCTCCTAGAGACGCTAGAGAAGAACGAGCTATTAAAG GTGAAAATACACAGGACATGCCCGGGAGTGCTCGAGGACATGATTTTGCATTTGGAGGAAGCTACTGGTTCTGTAGCAGTCGGAAAAATTGGGCGGACTGTAATAATTTATCGTCCTAGTCCCACCAATTTTGACATCAAAGGAGGATGTAGTTGA
- the LOC108852858 gene encoding protein SHI RELATED SEQUENCE 3-like, producing MMMMLTGRRCEDCGNQAKKECVYMRCRTCCKSKAFHCQTHIKSTWVPAYRRSRKHQSQTQTQPQQQQLSTTNPKRLREQHPTSSPSSSGVRIGTSTGYFPVELSSVADFRCVKVSSIDDGKEQYAYQTTVNIGGHVFKGILHDQGLEKVVLDHQPAHHDQALLIPSSSSSCPLMITSPFTDFMSGTHTKSLH from the exons ATGATGATGATGCTAACGGGGAGAAGGTGTGAAGACTGTGGGAATCAAGCCAAGAAAGAGTGTGTGTATATGAGATGCAGAACTTGCTGCAAATCCAAAGCCTTTCATTGCCAAACTCACATCAAGAGCACCTGGGTTCCTGCCTATAGAAGATCCCGCAAACACCAATCGCAAACGCAAACGCAACCACAGCAGCAACAGCTCTCTACTACAAACCCTAAACGTCTCAGAGAACAGCACCCAACTTCTTCCCCTTCATCATCAG GTGTAAGAATCGGCACTAGTACTGGATATTTTCCTGTGGAGTTGAGTTCTGTAGCGGATTTCCGTTGTGTAAAAGTGAGTTCAATCGATGACGGAAAAGAACAATACGCTTACCAGACGACGGTGAACATTGGGGGACACGTTTTCAAAGGCATTCTTCACGATCAAGGCCTCGAAAAAGTGGTGTTAGATCATCAACCTGCTCATCATGATCAGGCTTTACTTATCCCGTCATCAAGTTCTTCATGTCCCTTGATGATAACTAGTCCTTTTACCGATTTCATGTCTGGCACCCACACCAAAAGTCTTCATTGA
- the LOC130511302 gene encoding uncharacterized protein LOC130511302, with protein sequence MDSNKNPSQSQSYFSLLNFPYDRFSPTVNFSSSQTQTPQTQTPFLSSQPSSQPSQPPSQAEETPEERRERRIWSTQDDLVLISGWLNTSKDSIVGNDQRGGCFWKRIADYYASSTHVLDGAEPRNFEHCRQRWQKISREVTRFCGTYADAKGEKASGMNDLDILQNAHQIFTLLYKKKFGLEYAWNVLRFEQKWCDHTPMNPTPKTTSYNKRKADDAAPSTESVVGEHESRPPGIKAMKRLRNKGKDKDAQASNISQIWEMKQKDLDVKKELQKMSLLDTLIARNDTLDEDEKETSLVMNQFGFWICFNESVEEEMGLDSIYDYGINSPLDYSSEDEADSSYYALQLGLAEVGYTGCEEEAQAEPDYATQLMQLRDLQSLAEQRVVQCTAAIRLLAYGGAADGVDEYIRIGETTARACLEHFVVGIVDLFGDEYLRRPTEDDLRRLLFYGERRGFPGMVGSIDCMHWKWKNCPTAWKGMYSRGTEKPTIVLEAVASEDLWIWHAFFGAPGTCNDLNVLDQSPVFKDIIYGRAPELKYNVNGREYNLAYYLTDGIYPEWATFVKSIPRPQHPKHCLFAEHQEGARKDVERAFGVLQSRFTIIKNPSLLWSKGKIAYIMRACLILHNMIVEDERDSYTLEQELEQENGTGTTPGRSFSVSMASNLEGLGDGHTRVHDRQAHHQLKEDLIENIWNKFGY encoded by the exons ATGGATTCAAACAAAAATCCTAGTCAGTCTCAATCATACTTTAGTCTTCTTAACTTCCCTTATGATAGATTCTCTCCCACTGTAAacttctcctcttctcaaacCCAAACCCCTCAAACCCAAACCCCTTTTCTTAGTTCACAACCGAGTTCCCAGCCGAGTCAACCTCCTAGTCAAGCAGAGGAGACACCAGAAGAGCGTAGAGAGAGAAGGATATGGTCCACACAAGATGACTTAGTCCTAATAAGTGGCTGGTTAAACACATCGAAGGATTCCATTGTTGGCAATGACCAAAGGGGTGGGTGCTTTTGGAAGCGTATAGCCGATTATTATGCATCAAGTACTCATGTACTTGATGGTGCTGAGCCAAGAAACTTTGAGCATTGTAGACAACGGTGGCAAAAGATTTCTCGCGAAGTGACCAGGTTCTGTGGAACCTATGCAGATGCAAAGGGTGAGAAAGCTAGTGGGATGAATGATTTGGACATTCTGCAGAATGCTCACCAAATCTTCACTTTGCTGTATAAGAAGAAGTTTGGTTTGGAGTATGCGTGGAATGTCCTGCGCTTTGAACAGAAATGGTGCGACCACACCCCTATGAACCCAACTCCGAAGACAACCAGCTATAACAAGAGAAAAGCCGATGATGCAGCACCATCTACAGAATCTGTTGTTGGTGAGCATGAGAGCAGGCCTCCTGGTATAAAGGCCATGAAAAGGTTAAGGAACAAAGGGAAAGACAAGGATGCCCAAGCTTCGAACATTAGTCAGATATGGGAGATGAAACAGAAAGATTTGGACGTGAAGAAAGAACTCCAAAAGATGTCACTTCTTGATACCCTCATTGCCCGCAATGACACTCTTGATGAAGATGAGAAA GAAACGAGTCTTGTAATGAACCAGTTTGGTTTCTGGATATGTTTTAATGAATCA GTTGAAGAAGAAATGGGACTTGACTCTATCTACGACTATGGAATAAACAGCCCATTAGACTATAGTTCTGAAGACGAGGCTGATAGCAGTTACTATGCTCTGCAACTTGGTCTTGCTGAGGTTGGATACACTGGCTGTGAAGAGGAGGCTCAAGCTGAACCTGATTACGCAACACAACTGATGCAGCTCAGGGATCTGCAAAGCCTTGCAGAGCAGAGGGTGGTGCAATGTACTGCAGCTATTCGATTATTAGCATATGGGGGTGCGGCGGATGGTGTTGACGAATATATACGTATTGGCGAAACAACGGCTCGTGCATGTTTGGAACACTTCGTCGTCGGAATAGTTGACTTGTTTGGCGATGAATACCTACGCCGACCCACAGAAGATGATCTGCGAAGGCTACTCTTTTATGGAGAACGACGGGGTTTTCCCGGGATGGTTGGcagcatcgactgtatgcacTGGAAATGGAAAAATTGTCCAACCGCTTGGAAAGGAATGTATTCACGAGGCACCGAGAAACCAACAATTGTTTTGGAGGCGGTGGCTTCAGAAGATCTATGGATATGGCACGCATTTTTTGGAGCGCCAGGTACTTGTAACGATTTAAATGTACTTGACCAATCACCAGTATTTAAAGACATTATTTACGGTCGAGCTCCCGAACTGAAGTACAATGTCAACGGAAGGGAGTATAATTTGGCTTACTACCTGACGGATGGCATTTACCCCGAATGGGCGACATTTGTTAAATCCATCCCACGACCACAACACCCGAAACATTGTTTGTTTGCAGAACATCAAGAAGGTGCGCGAAAAGATGTTGAGCGTGCATTCGGAGTCCTCCAATCTAGATTCACGATAATTAAAAATCCATCTCTTTTATGGTCCAAAGGTAAAATAGCATATATTATGCGAGCATGTCTCATACTCCATAATATGATTGTTGAAGATGAACGAGATTCATACACTCTCGAACAAGAATTGGAACAAGAAAATGGAACCGGAACTACTCCGGGTCGATCGTTTTCAGTAAGTATGGCTTCAAATCTCGAGGGTCTTGGTGATGG